One genomic region from Quercus robur chromosome 4, dhQueRobu3.1, whole genome shotgun sequence encodes:
- the LOC126722801 gene encoding receptor-like protein 15, with amino-acid sequence MSRNEFEGNIPSSFGNLVSLQGLDLSENHFSGNIPMHFIMGCYNLEFLILSNNNFSGQIFPTNSNWTSLTNLHLDNNHFSGTLPTWIRNVTSLEGIVMAKNHFEGPILVELCKLVDLAFLDLSDNNLFGSVPSCFNSSSIRFFQLNKNCLSGPIPSSFQNNSNLLTLNLRDNHLTGNIPNWIGSLSSLRILLLKANHLGGQIPIQVCLVQNLNILDLSYSKFSGLIPHCLSNITFDASAHEPSLRGLSLGDSESRNLSSYLNTKLNIVKFLIGDISTLDGFVNVEEEVEFTTKTRTYSYKGDILEYMFGIDLSCNNLVGKIPLELGRMSSNIRALKLSHNNLSGLIPVTFSNLKQIESLDLSYNNLNGKIPPQLTEVTSLAVFIVAHNNLSGTTPNRKNQFITFDESSYEGNPLLCGPPLHNSCTKMRPPSTISVDIEGEGGSFMDMNL; translated from the coding sequence ATGTCAAGAAATGAATTTGAAGGCAATATTCCCTCTTCTTTTGGGAATTTGGTTTCCTTACAGGGTCTAGACTTGTCCGAGAATCATTTCTCAGGAAACATACCAATGCATTTCATAATGGGTTGCTACAATTTAGAATTTCTCATATTATCAAACAATAATTTCAGCGGCCAAATATTTCCTACCAATTCTAATTGGACTAGTCTAACAAATTTACATTTGGACAACAATCACTTCTCAGGCACGCTTCCAACATGGATAAGGAACGTGACATCTTTAGAAGGTATTGTTATGgccaaaaatcattttgaagGTCCTATTCTAGTTGAGTTATGCAAACTCGTTGATCTTGCATTTCTTGACCTTTCTGACAACAATCTTTTTGGCTCTGTTCCATCTTGCTTCAATTCCTCAAGTATCagattttttcaattaaataaaaattgcttGAGCGGTCCAATTCCAAGTTCTTTCCAAAACAACTCCAATCTACTTACACTGAATCTTCGAGATAACCATCTAACTGGAAACATTCCCAATTGGATTGGTAGCCTCTCATCATTGAGAATTCTTCTCTTGAAAGCCAATCATTTAGGAGGTCAAATTCCAATTCAAGTATGCCTTGTGCAAAACTTAAACATTTTGGATCTTTCCTACAGTAAATTTTCAGGTCTAATTCCTCATTGCTTGAGTAACATTACTTTTGATGCATCTGCTCATGAACCTTCCTTAAGAGGTTTATCTTTAGGGGATTCTGAATCAAGGAATTTGTCATCGTATTTGAACACAAAGTTAAATATTGTCAAATTTCTAATTGGTGATATATCTACGCTTGACGGATTTGTGAATGTTGAAGAAGAAGTAGAGTTCACAACAAAAACTAGAACTTACTCCTACAAGGGTGACATCCTCGAGTACATGTTTGGAATTGACCTCTCGTGCAACAACCTAGTAGGTAAAATCCCACTGGAACTCGGTAGGATGAGTAGCAACATTCGTGCATTGAAATTGTCACACAACAATCTATCCGGACTAATCCCAGTAACATTCTCAAATTTAAAGCAAATTGAAAGTCTGGATCTTTCCTACAATAATTTGAATGGCAAAATTCCACCTCAGTTGACCGAAGTGACCTCTCTAGCGGTCTTCATTGTGGCACACAACAACTTATCAGGAACAACACCTAACAGAAAAAATCAATTCATTACTTTTGATGAAAGCAGTTATGAGGGAAACCCTCTCCTGTGTGGACCTCCATTACATAATAGTTGCACCAAAATGAGACCACCGTCTAcaatatcagtggatattgagGGGGAAGGTGGTAGTTTCATGGACATGAACCTCTAG